Genomic DNA from Turicibacter faecis:
AAAAAAAGTGAAAAACGACTTAAAAAAACAGTAGCGAAACCTACTGTTTTTAGCGATGCCAAAGCAGAAAGTGACTGGTGTCCTCCTCATTAGTTGATGTATAATCAAAGAAAGTAAAAAATGGGGAGGAGAATGATGGAGTATTTAACTTATGTGGCATGGGATTTTCCATTATTCATGAGTCAAATCATGGGTTATGGCCTAATAATTCCTGTTTGTGTAGGTATCTATCAATTTATGAAAGGGTTACTTCAAAAGTTGGATACGATTATTCATAGATTGGATGTAATCGAAGCCAAGTTAGAGTCAAAAAATAAAGATTAAATAATAAAAAAAGCTGAGTTCGTTGGAACTCAGCTTTTTGTCGTTTGAAGGAGGAAGTCCTTAAATAAACGGGCAGAGGGAGTTAAGGATTGATTTTTTAATGTGATGAGGTAGGCTTCTAAAGGTAAGGTCCCTTTGATTGGAATGGCTTGGATATCTTGTCGAAGAAGTGGCGTCGGATTTAAAGCTATGCTAACCCCATAATTGAGTGCGACCAGTTCAAGAGTCGTCTCTTTTTGAGCAATTTCTAAGGTGTTAGGCAAGGGAAGGTGTTGCTGGACGAATAACTGGGTGATAGCCAGGTGCTCCGGTGTTTGAGTCGGGGGAAGAATGAACAGTTGCTCCTGAAGTTCTTGTAAGGAAATATCACTTCGATGAGCGAAAGGATGGGTAGAAGAGAGGAGAAGGTGCCATTTCCACGTTGCAAGCGTGGTGGTGTCTAATTCATGATCAAGCGGGACAGAGGTAGAGATAATTAAATCATGGGCACCTGTTTTTAGATGATCTATTAAGGCGTGCGTGTCGGATTGTTTGAGCGTGAAGGTGAGAACTTGTTCGCTTAGGAAGGTTTGCATGAGCTTAGGAACGAAGGTGGGTTCGAGCAAGGCATCAAAGCCAAGTCGGATGATGCCATCCGTTTGATAGGAAAATTCTTTTAATTTTTGCTCGCCTAATTTAATTTCATCCAATGCCTGTTCAACGTAAGTGAGAAAAAAGCGTCCATAGCGCGTGAGTCGAACATTCCGCCCTTGTTTTTCAAAAAGGGGTGTTCCTAACTCCTTTTCGAGCATCGAAATCGCATGACTTAAGCTAGGTTGAGTAATCGACAGCTCCTTTGCTGCTTGCGTATAATGCTCTAAGTGTGCGAGTACACGGAAATATTCAAGATGGTTTAAATTCATAGCATCACATCCAATTCATCAAAAAAAATCAATTTTTTACCTATTATATCATAAAAAGCGACACGGTTAGTGACGATTCATAGGCTTTCGCATATGCTACCAATAGAGGTGAAGGTCAATCAGACCTTAATTCATTAGAAAGCGGGATGGTGTTGTGATAAGACGAGAAATGGGATTATTTAAACTGGCACTTGTGTTGATCCAGATCGTCATCATCTTGATGTTGGCACCGATGACGAAAGAATTTGTTGCCCCATTCATGGGAGGGGTTGTTCTTAATACAGTGACGTATGTTATCCTCTTTTGCCTACATGCGTATGCGTATCAAGTCTGTCTAAAAAGTCGCATGCCAAAAGCGGGGCACGTTGTTTCAGTAGCGGCAGTGATGTTTCAGTCCTGTTGGGTGCTCTATTTAGTGGCGACTGTGTTGTTAGGGTTTGAGATGCTTTTATTGTTAACAAAACATTGGCCGTTCAAACATAAAGTTAAAAAAGTAAATTCACCAAAAGGAATGTCGCGATAAGGTTGCCCCTTAAGTGGGCTGTTTGGCGATCAAGGGGTTAAATGTATCACTTGAAAGCTTTGCACGAGCTAAAATGAAAAAGGGTTCATCGTTAGGGAGGTTCAATAGCGAAGGTACAAAAGGTATCACTGTGTATAGATTGAACCTCTGATGAATGAGCATTTTACGATTTAACTTAAGATAAAGACGCCGGGAATCGGCGTCATTTTTATGTTAGAAAGGTAAAAAGTATAAGAAAACCTGACGCATGAGTTGACGGGAATATGACTTCATATCATAATTAATATAAGCATCTAAAAATGCGGGTACGGGAGTAAGGAGGAAATGTATGTTTGATCATTCGAATTGTGGGATTGGAGCAATTGCCAATCTAGACGGAACATATAGTCACAACATTATTGAACAAGGGATGACACTCTTAAAGGCACTTAGTCATCGTGGTGGAACATCAAAGGACGGAACAGGGGATGGATGCGGAATTTTACTGCAAATCCCTAAAACATTTTATGGTAAAAAGCATGGAATAAATGGGGACTTTGCAGTGATGATGACCTTTTTACCGAAAGGAGAAAATGATCGCCAATTGGCCAAAGATCATATTTATGAAACTATTAAAGAATTAAAGCTACAACTTATCAAGGAAATTGTCGTTCCGGTGGATGCGAGTTTTCTGACGCCAACGGCGACTCAAACGGAGCCAGTGCCCACTCAATTTATCATTGATATGACAAATCAAGCGGAGACAGTTTTATATAAATTACATCGTTTTATTGAACAAAAGTGGAAAGAGGAAGAGTTATCTGATCGTACGTGCTATATTTTATCGTGCTCGTCACAGACGATTGTGTACAAGGGGTTATTGCGTCCTGATGAATTACCACGCTATTATTTAGATTTGCAGGATGAAAGATTTACTTCTAATTTCTGTATTGTCCATCAACGCTTTAGTACGAATACGAAGCCGTCATGGAATTTAGCTCAACCTTTCCGTTATTTAGCGCATAATGGAGAAATTAATACCGTTTCTGGAAATATTAATTGGTCGAATGCACGAGCGGGATTGTCGGCGTATCCAGAGGTTTTTCCGATTTGTAACGAGAAACATTCAGATAGTGCGAATCTTGACCGAACGTTAGAAGCGCTCCTTCATGAGAATTTTACGCTTGAGGATGCAGTGACGCGCCTTTTACCGAAGGCGTATGAGCATGATGCGCGCCTAAGTGACGACTTGAAGGCTTATTATGAATATTGTGGGTTAAAACAAGAGGCATGGGACGGTCCAGCTGGAGTTATCGTTTGTGATGGACATAAATTAATTGCGACGCTCGATCGTAATGGACTGCGTCCGTTTAGATATGTTCAAACAGAAAATCAAATTGTTCTTGCCTCAGAAATTGGAGTGTTAAATACGCCACTTGAGGAAATTAAGGTAGCTAGTCGTATTCAGGCAAGTGAAATTCTATGCGTTGATTTAGATGAGCAAACTGTGACGACAGATGCAGATATTAAAGCCGTATTATCCACGCAAAAACCTTATCGTGAATGGTTGAATGAACGACTCATTAAACCAATTGCCACGCATAGCGAACAATTTTTAACGGAAGATTTTGAACACACAGCGAAGAAATATTTTTATACAAATGCGGAATACATGCAGGAATTAAAATCATTAGTTGAAAATGGAAAAGAGGCGATTGGATCTTTTCCATATACGGCAGCCTTAAACATGTTACAAGCGCGCCCGCAACTCTTTTTTGATTTCTTTAAACAAAATTTCGCCCAAGTGACGAATCCACCACTGGATTCAATTCGAGAAAAATCAGTGTTTTCATTAACAACGACCGTGACCTCGGTAACTTCTTTACACGACGAACGATTAGATTATCCTGTTTATGAGTTCTCAACTCCACTTTTAACCGGTGACCAGTGGATGGCACTTTCTGAGGAAGAGGCTTTCGACCCACGTTTCATTTTCCTAGAATATGAGTCAACGTTAAAAGAGGCAGTGGATCAATTGCGACATGATGTCAAAAAAGCCGTGTTAGCTGGTTCACGTTTGTTAATTCTTGAACAGGAGGCTGAAGGAAAGACGATTCCTTCTTTAATGGCGACTGCCATCGCACACGAAGTTTTAGTTGAAATGGGGAAACGATTAGAAGTGCGCTTAGCCGTTTGTTGCGCGGATGCACGCCTTCCTATTCACCATGCGATGTTACTAGCTTATGGGGCGGACATCATTTACCCATATTTCTGTTATGAATACATCCAACATCAAACAAAACTTTTTGCAGATGAAGCATATGACAATTATATTGCAGGATGTAACCAGGCGCTTCTTAAGCTAATGGCAAAGATGGGGGTTGCAACCGTGGACTCTTATCGAGGGTCGAAAGTGTTCGAAGTGGTCGGTCTAGATCAAGAAGTGACTGCTTTATTTACAAATCAACCGTCTCTTTTTGGCGGTAAAACATTCGAAGACCTTGATGCGATGATGGAAGATGGCGTGGACATTAGCAAGGCTAACGAATATCAAAACATGGACTCAGTCTTCATGAACCATGCCTACTCCAAATCATTTATTAAAGAGCTAAAAGCAACGATTCAGGCCAATGATTATGAGGCTTTCAAATCCGTGATGGAAGCGGAGCGTGGACGTTTGATCAATGTACGCGACTGTTTATCATTAAAGGCAACAGAGCCGCTTTCACTAGAAGAGGTTCAATCGACAGAGGAGATTGTGCGGCACTTTGTAGCATCGGCCATGTCTTATGGGGCATTATCGGTTGAAGCTCATCGCACGATTGCTCGCGCGATGAATGAACTCGGGGCAGCCTCAAATAGTGGAGAAGGTGGAGAGCTCGTTGAACGTTTTGGAACCATAACCGCTTCTAAAGTGAAACAAGTCGCATCAGGCCGCTTTGGTGTGACTTATGATTACCTAAAAAGTGCCCAAGAAATTCAAATTAAAATGGCCCAAGGGGCAAAACCGGGAGAAGGTGGACACTTACCTAAATCGAAGGTAGATGAACATATTGCTCGTGTTCGCTACGCGAAACAGGGAGTTGATTTAATTTCACCGCCACCTCATCACGATATCTATTCGATTGAAGATTTAGCTCAATTGATTGATGACTTACAAACAACGAATCCAAGTGCCCTAATTAGTGTTAAATTAGCTTCGTTACCGAATGTGGGGACGATCGCTAATGGCGTAGTCAAAGCGGGAGCGAAAAAAGTTGTTATTTCAGGATTTAACGGAGGAACAGGGGCCTCTCCTAAATCTTCGTTAAAATATACAGGACTTCCATGGGAGTACGGTCTATTCCAAACACATAAATCATTACTTGAGAATGATGTCCGTCATGAAACATGGATTCAGGTCGACGGACAAATCAAATCAGGGTATGATGTTGTTTTAGGAGCTATTCTTGGGGCAGATGAATTTGGATTTGGAACGATGTGTCTGGTGATGCTTGAATGCATTGGATGTAAACAGTGTCATACGGGAAAATGCCCAGCGGGAATTACGACGCAAGACCAAAAATTACGTCAACGTCTGAAAGAGGATCCAACGATGTTAAAAACTTACTTTACATTTGTGGCCCAGCAGGTACGTGAATTAATGGCCTTGTTAGGGGTTCGTTCATTAGCAGAACTTCGTGGACGTACTGATTTACTTGAATTAGTATCGCCGAATCCTTATCATTTAACACTAGATTGGCTAGAAGTATTGCCAGTGAATCAACCTATGCGTGTTGAAAATCCGGCGCTTCAACCGGTTCATTTAAATGAGTCGGAGGTTAACGTGATCGATACGCAACTTCGTACACTGGGGGTTCAATTGGTGAGCGACTCGGCTCGTACGTTCCAAACCTATGGTTATGCTGGGCAAAGCTTCGGGGCATTTATGAATGAGAGTGTTAAACTCATCCACACAGGATATGCGAATGACTATGTTGGAAAAGGATTAAGTGGTGGTCAAATCGTCATTAAAGCGGACGAAACGACACGCGAAAAATCCATTGAAGACCCTAACTACACGAATCATCATTTAATTGCAGGAAATACAATTTTATACGGTGCAACTTCAGGATCATGTTATTTAGAAGGACGCGTAGGAGAACGATTTGCCGTTCGTAATTCGGGAGCTATTGCCCTTAATCATGGAATGGGCGTTCATGCGTGTGAATACATGACAGGTGGTGTGGTCGTTTCACTCGGTTCTGTTCAGGCAAATGTGGGGGCAGGAATGACGGGTGGACTCTTATTCTTGTACCAAGCAAAATATTTAGACGAGAAACTCAATCAATCTTACGTGCAAGTCTTTGAGATGAAGGACCGTCATCGTGAGATTTTAAAAGACATATTAACAGATTACGTGAAACAAACTGATAATCCGTTAGCAACGAAAATCTTAAAGAATTTTGATGATGAAGTTCATCAATTTACATTAGTGACATCAGCTGATTACTATCAATTAGAATTATAAAAAGAAGAACCCCTCATGATGGGGTTCTTCTTTTATCGATGTAATAGTTTTTTTAACAGTCGAATGGGGGTGTAAATAATCGCAACATTAATTAAAAGAACAGCCATGAATTGAATAAGGATGATGATTAATTCTCCCATCGTATCCCCTCCTTTCACTTGTTTATTAGTATAGCATATTTTAAAGCAGTGCAGGGAATGGGGTGTGCGTTTTCAATGGGATTATTTTAATCTCTTACTATCTATCTTATCGAAGTGGTGTTACAATGAAAGTACTGAGTTAATCAAGGAAATGAGGTTTTTCAATGTTACAACAATTTAAAAGAAATAAAGAGCGTTGGCAAAAGTATTTAGGATATTTCTTAGTTGGAGTAGGCGTTGTCGTTGTTTATTTTACCTTGCGGAATATCCACCTGATTATGGGCAGTCTAAAAAACTTCATTTTACTGATCCGCCCGATTATTATCGCCTTTGCGATTGCTTATATTTTAAATCGTCCGATGCAATGGATTGAGCAGGCGTTAAGTCGGCTCACGAAACGGATGGTTAAACGAGACTTATCGTCGGGGTCGCGACGAGTTATCTCAATTTTAATTTTATTCCTACTCGTTGTTGGAGCGATTTACTTCTTATTTAATAGCATTATTCCTCCAATCTTCACGAATTTACGTTTATTACTCGAGTCGCTTCCAGCCCTTCAATCAAGTATTAATCGCTATATGAATGAGTTTGGTCCGTATGTACAAACGGTGATTACAGAACAACAAATCGATCAAATTTCGCATTTAGTGACCAATATTTTGAGTTCATTAGGAACTCATGCCCTTCAAGTTGGAACAGGCGTGATTACGAATGTGACGGGCTTTGCGATTAGTACGCTAACGACGATTATTTTATCGGTGTACTTTTTAAAAGATAAAGAAGTGTTGATTGATTCGCTTCACAAAGGGGCACAGGCATTACTTTCAACACGTACCTTAAGACGTTGCAAGCAATTGTTAGTCGATTTAGATACGGTATTTGGTGGATTTTTAATCGCCC
This window encodes:
- a CDS encoding LysR family transcriptional regulator, giving the protein MNLNHLEYFRVLAHLEHYTQAAKELSITQPSLSHAISMLEKELGTPLFEKQGRNVRLTRYGRFFLTYVEQALDEIKLGEQKLKEFSYQTDGIIRLGFDALLEPTFVPKLMQTFLSEQVLTFTLKQSDTHALIDHLKTGAHDLIISTSVPLDHELDTTTLATWKWHLLLSSTHPFAHRSDISLQELQEQLFILPPTQTPEHLAITQLFVQQHLPLPNTLEIAQKETTLELVALNYGVSIALNPTPLLRQDIQAIPIKGTLPLEAYLITLKNQSLTPSARLFKDFLLQTTKS
- the gltB gene encoding glutamate synthase large subunit, encoding MFDHSNCGIGAIANLDGTYSHNIIEQGMTLLKALSHRGGTSKDGTGDGCGILLQIPKTFYGKKHGINGDFAVMMTFLPKGENDRQLAKDHIYETIKELKLQLIKEIVVPVDASFLTPTATQTEPVPTQFIIDMTNQAETVLYKLHRFIEQKWKEEELSDRTCYILSCSSQTIVYKGLLRPDELPRYYLDLQDERFTSNFCIVHQRFSTNTKPSWNLAQPFRYLAHNGEINTVSGNINWSNARAGLSAYPEVFPICNEKHSDSANLDRTLEALLHENFTLEDAVTRLLPKAYEHDARLSDDLKAYYEYCGLKQEAWDGPAGVIVCDGHKLIATLDRNGLRPFRYVQTENQIVLASEIGVLNTPLEEIKVASRIQASEILCVDLDEQTVTTDADIKAVLSTQKPYREWLNERLIKPIATHSEQFLTEDFEHTAKKYFYTNAEYMQELKSLVENGKEAIGSFPYTAALNMLQARPQLFFDFFKQNFAQVTNPPLDSIREKSVFSLTTTVTSVTSLHDERLDYPVYEFSTPLLTGDQWMALSEEEAFDPRFIFLEYESTLKEAVDQLRHDVKKAVLAGSRLLILEQEAEGKTIPSLMATAIAHEVLVEMGKRLEVRLAVCCADARLPIHHAMLLAYGADIIYPYFCYEYIQHQTKLFADEAYDNYIAGCNQALLKLMAKMGVATVDSYRGSKVFEVVGLDQEVTALFTNQPSLFGGKTFEDLDAMMEDGVDISKANEYQNMDSVFMNHAYSKSFIKELKATIQANDYEAFKSVMEAERGRLINVRDCLSLKATEPLSLEEVQSTEEIVRHFVASAMSYGALSVEAHRTIARAMNELGAASNSGEGGELVERFGTITASKVKQVASGRFGVTYDYLKSAQEIQIKMAQGAKPGEGGHLPKSKVDEHIARVRYAKQGVDLISPPPHHDIYSIEDLAQLIDDLQTTNPSALISVKLASLPNVGTIANGVVKAGAKKVVISGFNGGTGASPKSSLKYTGLPWEYGLFQTHKSLLENDVRHETWIQVDGQIKSGYDVVLGAILGADEFGFGTMCLVMLECIGCKQCHTGKCPAGITTQDQKLRQRLKEDPTMLKTYFTFVAQQVRELMALLGVRSLAELRGRTDLLELVSPNPYHLTLDWLEVLPVNQPMRVENPALQPVHLNESEVNVIDTQLRTLGVQLVSDSARTFQTYGYAGQSFGAFMNESVKLIHTGYANDYVGKGLSGGQIVIKADETTREKSIEDPNYTNHHLIAGNTILYGATSGSCYLEGRVGERFAVRNSGAIALNHGMGVHACEYMTGGVVVSLGSVQANVGAGMTGGLLFLYQAKYLDEKLNQSYVQVFEMKDRHREILKDILTDYVKQTDNPLATKILKNFDDEVHQFTLVTSADYYQLEL
- a CDS encoding AI-2E family transporter, translated to MLQQFKRNKERWQKYLGYFLVGVGVVVVYFTLRNIHLIMGSLKNFILLIRPIIIAFAIAYILNRPMQWIEQALSRLTKRMVKRDLSSGSRRVISILILFLLVVGAIYFLFNSIIPPIFTNLRLLLESLPALQSSINRYMNEFGPYVQTVITEQQIDQISHLVTNILSSLGTHALQVGTGVITNVTGFAISTLTTIILSVYFLKDKEVLIDSLHKGAQALLSTRTLRRCKQLLVDLDTVFGGFLIAQLIAALLAGVCSTIILLIINHPFAILVGLVTGIANVIPYIGPILGAVLGFVLALFSSWQLAVLTLILLTIYQQLDANVIQPKLLSNSVGLNPVWVLIAILIGGHYLGMLGMIVSIPSAALAQIYLSRRYHRLKQSGMLTEKGFASDETN